Proteins from one Emys orbicularis isolate rEmyOrb1 chromosome 2, rEmyOrb1.hap1, whole genome shotgun sequence genomic window:
- the SNRPG gene encoding small nuclear ribonucleoprotein G produces the protein MSKAHPPELKKFMDKKLSLKLNGGRHVQGILRGFDPFMNLVIDECVEMAQGGQQNTIGMVVIRGNSIIMLEALERV, from the exons ATGAGTAAAGCGCACCCGCCCGAGCTGAAGAA ATTCATGGACAAGAAGCTATCAC TGAAGTTAAATGGTGGCCGGCATGTCCAAGGGATATTGCGAGGGTTTGACCCCTTCATGAATCTAGTGATAGACGAGTGTGTGGAGATGGCACAAGGTGGACAACAGAACACTATAGGGATGGTG GTAATAAGAGGAAACAGCATCATCATGTTAGAAGCCTTGGAACGAGTATAG
- the FAM136A gene encoding protein FAM136A, with translation MAEAQQSRMQEAIDNMVQGLERENIRKMQGNMFRCSADCCENDTASMQQVHHCIERCHAPLAQAQAFVTKELERFQDRLARCTMHCNDKAKDSLDSGSKEQQVKQQLESCVTKCVDDHVHLIPSMTKKMKETLTAIAQ, from the exons ATGGCCGAGGCTCAGCAGAGCAGGATGCAGGAGGCCATCGACAACATGGTGCAGGGGCTGGAGCGGGAGAACATCCGGAAGATGCAG GGTAACATGTTTCGGTGCAGCGCCGACTGCTGCGAGAATGACACGGCCTCCATGCAGCAGGTGCACCATTGCATCGAGCGCTGCCACGCGCCcctggcccaggcccaggccttCGTCACCAAAGAGCTGGAGAGGTTTCAG GACCGTTTGGCTCGCTGCACGATGCACTGTAATGACAAAGCCAAAGATTCCCTGGATTCAGGGAGCAAGGAGCAGCAGGTGAAACAACAGCTGGAGAGCTGCGTGACGAAGTGCGTGGACGATCACGTGCATCTCATCCCCAGCATGACCAAGAAAATGAAGGAGACTCTGACAGCCATTGCACAATAA